A section of the Terriglobia bacterium genome encodes:
- a CDS encoding DUF2934 domain-containing protein, with the protein MSTTRSNANLNANLEEKIRFRAYELYLHRGADHGRALDDWLQAEAELLRSKLGATPIESAPAKRVRSSSKRNGK; encoded by the coding sequence ATGAGCACCACCCGCAGCAACGCCAATCTAAACGCAAATCTGGAGGAAAAAATCCGCTTCCGCGCTTACGAGCTTTACCTGCATCGCGGTGCCGATCATGGCCGCGCCCTGGACGACTGGCTCCAGGCCGAAGCCGAACTGCTTCGCAGCAAGCTGGGCGCTACTCCGATCGAAAGCGCGCCCGCCAAGCGTGTCCGCAGCAGCAGCAAGCGAAACGGCAAATAA
- a CDS encoding dienelactone hydrolase family protein, whose translation MRNAMVVACLTMLVAVCSSAQDWAKAKLEKSPRHGEWVSIKHGERNLQAFVVYPEVKSKAPVVVVIHEIFGLTDWVRGVADQLAANGYIAIAPDLLSGMGPNGGRSDAFASVDAAREAIGKLPPDQVTADLNAAADYGKKLPASNGKLAVAGFCWGGGQSFRFATNRKDLAAAFVFYGPPPSSGMENISAPVYGFYGGNDARINSTIPDTEQKMKAAGKKYEPVVYEGAGHGFMRGGEDPNGRDADKKAHDEAWQRWLRLLKSM comes from the coding sequence ATGAGAAACGCAATGGTTGTCGCATGCCTCACGATGTTAGTGGCCGTGTGCTCGTCGGCGCAGGACTGGGCCAAGGCCAAGCTGGAAAAGAGCCCGCGTCACGGCGAGTGGGTTAGCATCAAGCACGGCGAGCGCAACCTGCAGGCGTTCGTCGTCTATCCGGAAGTGAAGTCGAAAGCGCCGGTGGTGGTGGTGATCCACGAGATCTTCGGCCTCACCGATTGGGTGCGCGGGGTTGCCGACCAACTGGCGGCGAACGGCTATATCGCGATCGCGCCCGACCTACTCTCCGGCATGGGGCCGAACGGCGGGCGCAGCGACGCATTCGCCAGCGTCGACGCCGCGCGCGAGGCGATTGGAAAGCTGCCGCCGGACCAGGTGACCGCGGATCTGAACGCCGCCGCCGACTATGGCAAGAAGCTGCCGGCGTCGAATGGGAAGCTGGCGGTGGCGGGATTTTGCTGGGGCGGCGGGCAGTCATTCCGCTTCGCCACCAACCGCAAAGACCTGGCGGCGGCGTTCGTGTTTTACGGGCCGCCGCCGTCCAGTGGGATGGAAAACATCAGCGCGCCGGTGTACGGCTTCTACGGCGGCAACGACGCGCGCATCAACTCGACCATTCCCGACACCGAGCAGAAGATGAAAGCTGCGGGCAAGAAGTACGAGCCGGTGGTATACGAGGGCGCCGGACACGGCTTCATGCGCGGCGGCGAAGACCCCAACGGCCGCGATGCCGACAAGAAGGCGCACGACGAAGCCTGGCAGCGCTGGCTAAGGCTGCTGAAGAGTATGTAG